A stretch of Dyella sp. BiH032 DNA encodes these proteins:
- a CDS encoding AraC family transcriptional regulator, protein MTDRLEVLLSRFSVRAEVFNTGLVCGAGTLTPAPGMGQMHLIRRGPLRVTYGGTKLEITEPSLLLYPRAVSHHLETDPILGAELACANLVFEGGERNPIGLGLPDATCLPLAQLFGASPVLSVLFEEAFADRCGRMALVNRLFEVLIIQVLRQLMETGDVRGGMLSGLGHARLRHAIVAMHEAPAHPWTLEELSKAAGMSRSAFASTFRDVLGQTPGQYLQAWRITLAQQALLAGKPIKVVASDVGYGSEAALSRAFSAYTGQSPRAWKRAQAEMA, encoded by the coding sequence ATGACCGATCGGCTGGAGGTCCTGCTGAGCCGATTCAGCGTCCGCGCGGAGGTCTTCAATACCGGCCTGGTATGCGGTGCCGGCACCCTCACACCAGCGCCGGGCATGGGACAGATGCACCTCATACGGCGCGGCCCGCTCCGCGTGACTTACGGCGGCACGAAGCTCGAAATCACCGAACCCAGCCTGCTGCTCTACCCGCGGGCCGTCTCCCACCACCTCGAAACCGACCCCATCCTGGGCGCGGAGCTGGCGTGCGCCAACCTCGTGTTCGAAGGCGGCGAGCGCAATCCCATCGGCCTGGGTCTCCCGGACGCGACCTGCCTGCCGCTCGCCCAGCTCTTCGGTGCCTCGCCGGTACTCAGTGTGTTATTCGAAGAAGCCTTCGCCGACCGCTGCGGCCGCATGGCGCTGGTCAATCGCCTGTTCGAAGTGCTGATCATCCAGGTCCTGCGCCAGTTGATGGAAACCGGCGACGTGCGCGGCGGCATGCTCAGCGGCCTGGGCCACGCGCGCCTGCGCCACGCCATCGTCGCCATGCACGAGGCGCCGGCGCACCCTTGGACGCTGGAAGAGCTTTCCAAGGCGGCGGGCATGTCGCGCAGCGCCTTTGCTTCTACGTTTCGCGATGTACTGGGGCAAACACCAGGACAGTATCTGCAGGCATGGCGCATCACGCTGGCGCAGCAGGCGCTGCTCGCCGGCAAGCCGATCAAGGTGGTGGCATCCGATGTGGGCTATGGAAGTGAAGCCGCGTTGTCGCGCGCGTTCTCGGCTTACACCGGCCAGTCGCCACGAGCCTGGAAGCGCGCGCAGGCGGAGATGGCTTGA
- a CDS encoding RidA family protein: MTLECINPNTLPTPQTYTQVVVATGSKLVFVSGQEPEDIDGKLVGPGDLATQARQVFANLGRALAAAGARPDQVAKITIYVVNYNRDECLPIIEEARQTLFGEHKPADVLLGVTSLSPGYLIEADAYAVID; the protein is encoded by the coding sequence ATGACGCTTGAATGCATCAACCCCAATACCCTGCCGACTCCGCAGACATACACGCAGGTCGTCGTAGCGACGGGGAGCAAGCTGGTGTTCGTCTCGGGCCAGGAACCCGAAGACATCGATGGCAAGCTCGTCGGCCCCGGGGACCTCGCAACCCAGGCCCGCCAGGTGTTCGCCAACCTCGGCCGCGCCCTGGCAGCCGCGGGCGCGAGGCCCGATCAGGTCGCGAAGATCACCATCTACGTCGTCAACTACAACCGCGACGAATGCCTGCCCATCATTGAAGAAGCCCGGCAGACGCTGTTCGGCGAGCACAAACCCGCAGACGTATTGCTTGGCGTGACATCGCTGTCGCCGGGTTATCTGATCGAGGCGGATGCCTATGCGGTGATTGATTGA
- a CDS encoding YrhB domain-containing protein → MRISKEQAEAICYREINQPRLDWPDTPELIVVRSDERERTWVVYYQSRSWVETGDFSQAIAGSGPYVISKATGEFVIAGTAAPLSDRLLEAEDVLAAKNAFWLEDAFRVAQQVLDGDMDPNFGCSLIAEINQKVGYRSELDVFTALAHDQNGHERFGFTAQSCVAEILDACHDLLRSNAT, encoded by the coding sequence ATGCGAATCAGCAAAGAGCAAGCAGAAGCCATCTGCTATCGGGAAATCAATCAGCCAAGGTTGGATTGGCCAGATACACCCGAGCTGATAGTCGTGCGCTCGGATGAGCGCGAAAGAACCTGGGTTGTCTATTACCAATCCCGGTCGTGGGTTGAAACCGGTGACTTCTCCCAGGCGATCGCTGGCAGCGGGCCTTATGTGATCTCAAAAGCTACGGGAGAGTTTGTCATAGCTGGCACGGCAGCTCCGCTTTCCGATCGTTTGTTGGAGGCGGAGGACGTTCTGGCGGCGAAAAACGCGTTTTGGCTGGAAGATGCTTTTCGTGTGGCTCAGCAAGTGTTGGACGGCGATATGGATCCGAACTTCGGATGCTCGCTGATTGCGGAAATCAACCAGAAGGTTGGATACCGGTCTGAGCTGGACGTGTTCACGGCACTCGCTCATGACCAAAACGGCCATGAGCGCTTCGGCTTTACCGCGCAATCGTGCGTTGCGGAGATTTTGGACGCTTGCCACGACCTCTTGCGGTCGAATGCGACCTGA
- a CDS encoding DUF1428 domain-containing protein, which translates to MSYIDGFVIAVPNANRDKFIQHARTFDAIFVEYGAIRVVECWGDDVPDGKVTDFRRAVQATQDETVVFSWVEWPDKATRNAGMEKFMKDPRMEAAADCPFDGKRMIFGGFEAVVSLPG; encoded by the coding sequence ATGTCCTATATCGACGGCTTCGTGATCGCCGTACCCAACGCCAACCGCGACAAGTTCATCCAGCACGCCCGTACCTTCGATGCCATCTTCGTGGAGTACGGTGCCATCCGGGTGGTGGAGTGCTGGGGCGACGACGTGCCCGACGGTAAGGTCACCGATTTCCGCCGTGCCGTGCAGGCGACGCAGGACGAGACCGTGGTGTTCTCCTGGGTGGAATGGCCCGACAAGGCCACCCGCAATGCGGGCATGGAGAAATTCATGAAGGATCCGCGCATGGAAGCCGCCGCCGATTGTCCTTTCGATGGGAAGCGGATGATCTTTGGCGGGTTCGAGGCGGTGGTGAGTTTGCCTGGATAG
- a CDS encoding alpha/beta hydrolase: MPSARTDLLEIHYETGGDPSASTVLLLHGWPDDVRSWRRITPVLESGGCRWIAPWLRGCGPTRFLSEATLRDGRTEALAQDAIDLMDSLNIERFSVIGHDWGARVAYALAALIPHRLLSIAAISLAYAPRGAFVVPAFQQSRAWWYQWFMSVDKGAEAVAKDPNAFAKMQWETWSPPGWFDEAEFKATARSFENPDWLAITLNGYRSRWRDDEERDARYAELSRRVASVEQLDVPTLMVQGATDGTVLASSSEGQEKWFSRGYQRIVLDGIGHFPTREAADVVGRRLLSHLQEHD, translated from the coding sequence ATGCCCTCCGCCAGGACAGACCTCCTCGAAATCCACTACGAGACCGGAGGCGATCCGTCTGCCTCAACGGTGTTGCTGTTGCACGGATGGCCTGACGACGTCCGTAGCTGGCGGCGCATCACGCCGGTACTTGAAAGCGGCGGTTGTCGGTGGATCGCACCTTGGCTCAGAGGATGTGGGCCGACCCGCTTTCTTTCGGAGGCGACCCTGCGCGATGGTCGAACCGAGGCGCTGGCGCAAGATGCGATTGACCTTATGGATAGCTTGAACATCGAGCGCTTCTCCGTGATCGGACATGACTGGGGAGCACGCGTCGCGTATGCGCTTGCCGCGTTGATCCCCCATCGCCTCCTCTCGATCGCCGCGATTTCCTTGGCCTATGCGCCGCGCGGCGCTTTCGTTGTTCCGGCATTTCAGCAATCCCGGGCGTGGTGGTATCAGTGGTTCATGTCGGTCGATAAGGGGGCTGAAGCTGTGGCGAAGGATCCCAACGCATTCGCAAAAATGCAGTGGGAAACTTGGAGTCCACCCGGGTGGTTCGACGAGGCCGAATTCAAAGCCACGGCGCGGAGCTTCGAAAACCCGGATTGGCTCGCCATTACCTTGAACGGCTATCGCAGCCGCTGGCGAGACGACGAGGAGCGGGATGCGCGCTACGCCGAACTCTCGCGTCGGGTGGCTTCAGTGGAACAGCTCGACGTGCCCACGCTCATGGTCCAGGGGGCAACCGACGGCACCGTCCTGGCGTCAAGCTCCGAAGGCCAAGAGAAATGGTTCAGCCGCGGCTACCAGCGCATCGTGCTGGACGGCATCGGCCATTTCCCGACACGCGAAGCGGCAGATGTCGTCGGACGCAGACTCTTGTCTCACCTTCAAGAGCATGATTAA
- a CDS encoding DUF6869 domain-containing protein: MADIAYETRDSRPLTNGLLDMDSSQAPLVSAWLALQHAPQGSADYESLFWAFEEVCELCRSSPDEAWSFIGAAWLADQSKVVAENLSAGPLEDLLANYGESVIDRVEAEASANPTFAFLLGGVWRNEIKEAVWTRVVAARDRRGWDGIPFSSGDIESN, translated from the coding sequence GTGGCAGACATCGCCTACGAAACGCGTGATTCGAGACCTCTTACCAACGGATTGCTTGATATGGACTCTTCGCAGGCACCTCTCGTATCGGCTTGGCTAGCGCTTCAGCATGCGCCCCAAGGATCTGCTGACTACGAATCGCTCTTTTGGGCATTCGAAGAGGTCTGTGAGCTATGTAGAAGCTCACCAGACGAGGCATGGTCGTTTATCGGCGCCGCCTGGCTCGCCGATCAGTCCAAGGTGGTCGCTGAGAACCTCTCAGCAGGTCCCTTGGAAGATCTATTGGCGAATTACGGAGAGTCCGTGATTGATCGGGTCGAGGCTGAGGCAAGTGCAAACCCAACATTCGCCTTTCTGCTGGGTGGCGTGTGGCGAAATGAGATAAAGGAAGCCGTGTGGACGCGGGTGGTTGCTGCTCGTGACCGTCGAGGCTGGGATGGAATCCCGTTTTCTTCGGGTGATATCGAATCCAACTAA